The region AGCATGTCGATACTCCTCGTTCAAAAATGGAAAGGCTCGGGGTATGTTCAGTGCTGTGTATACCGACCCTCGCGAGACGCTGTAAATGTTTTTTTGCGATATAAGAAACCTTCCTCATGGGATCCTGCCGGAGTCCTGAAGAAAATTTCGGAGTCGATGAGCGGCGACGTTTTGCGGAAGGACTTCGTGAAAAAAAACCTCTGGACCGCAGCCCAGAGGCCAGGTGATGCTTTCGATCAATTCACGTCGCTGTCACCGGTGAGCATGGTGGCCAGACGCTCGCGATAGGCGAGGATATCAATGTGGTGATGCGCGACACCGGAAATCATCGCAGCTTCGGCCACGGCGCTGGCGACGATGGCCAGGGCGCGTGGATCGTTCGGCTTGGGAATCAAGTAGTCCCTGCCGAACTTCAGCAATCCTTCCCTTTGATACACTCTTTGTACGGATAAGGGGACTGGCTGACGAGCCAGATCCGCAATCGCATAGGCGGCCGCCCTTTTCATCTCCTCATTGATGGTGTGCGCCTGAACATCGAGCGCACCCCGGAAAATGAAGGGGAAACCGAGCACGTTGTTCACCTGGTTCGGATAATCACTGCGACCCGTGGCGATGATCACATCGGGGCGAACGAGTCGCGCGAGGTCGGGCGTGATTTCAGGATCAGGATTCGCGAGGGCGAAGACGATAGGCTGCGGGGCCATGGTCATCAGCATGTCCGGCTTCAAGACCCCGGCCGCGGAAACACCGACGAAGACATCCGCGCCTGCCAGCGCTTCACCGAGGGTGCGAAGCGCGGTCTTCTGCGAGAAACGTTTTTTATAGGTATTCAGATCCTCGCGATCATCATGCACGACGCCCTTGCTGTCGCAAAGGAGGATGTTTTCGGACAAGACGCCCACCGACAGGAACATCTGCGCGCAGGCGATCGCCGCGGCACCGCCGCCTGAGAACACGACCTTGATGTCCTCGACGCGTTTGCCGGTGAGTTCCAGCGCATTGATGAGACCCGCCGTGGCAATGATCGCGGTCCCGTGCTGATCATCGTGAAAGACGGGGATCTTCATCCGTCGGCGCAGCTCTTCTTCTATGTAGAAACATTCAGGGGCTTTGATGTCTTCCAGATTGATGCCGCCGAAGGTTGGCTCCAGAGCGGCCACGATTTTTATAAAGGCGTCCGGATCTTCTTCGGCGACTTCGATGTCGAAGGAGTCAATGGCCGCGAATTTTTGGAAGAGCATGGCCTTGCCTTCCATGACAGGCTTGGCGGCGTATGGGCCGATCGAGCCAAGTCCCAAAACTGCAGTCCCATTGGTGATGACGGCCACAAGGTTGCCCCGGCCCGTATAGAGGA is a window of Oligoflexus sp. DNA encoding:
- a CDS encoding malic enzyme-like NAD(P)-binding protein, giving the protein METTIEKEAVRLDTARRSQAEHEGARARGTDFETPSLAYHETFPRGKIGTVLRKPLDTQEHLSLAYSPGVAGPCRKIHADHSQSFLYTGRGNLVAVITNGTAVLGLGSIGPYAAKPVMEGKAMLFQKFAAIDSFDIEVAEEDPDAFIKIVAALEPTFGGINLEDIKAPECFYIEEELRRRMKIPVFHDDQHGTAIIATAGLINALELTGKRVEDIKVVFSGGGAAAIACAQMFLSVGVLSENILLCDSKGVVHDDREDLNTYKKRFSQKTALRTLGEALAGADVFVGVSAAGVLKPDMLMTMAPQPIVFALANPDPEITPDLARLVRPDVIIATGRSDYPNQVNNVLGFPFIFRGALDVQAHTINEEMKRAAAYAIADLARQPVPLSVQRVYQREGLLKFGRDYLIPKPNDPRALAIVASAVAEAAMISGVAHHHIDILAYRERLATMLTGDSDVN